Proteins from a genomic interval of Crassostrea angulata isolate pt1a10 chromosome 7, ASM2561291v2, whole genome shotgun sequence:
- the LOC128192956 gene encoding uncharacterized protein LOC128192956, whose product MDPLVPSDIGRDVYYILSLHDRALLQTIQLNDYREELTTKARNFMLIGNRGRALLLMKRRCVADGMKHMYSVYRQRKCQQLVSALSLTIPSLRENAIIPDMEPETRHEELQVEKFAQTMMIAQCSFSRVD is encoded by the exons ATGGACCCTCTAGTTCCCTCAGATATTGGGAGAGATGTCTATTATATTCTATCCCTGCATGACAGAGCACTTCTGCAAACCATACAGTTGA ATGACTACAGAGAGGAGCTGACAACCAAGGCCCGTAACTTCATGCTGATTGGGAATCGAGGGAGAGCACTCTTGCTGATGAAGAGGAGGTGTGTTGCTGATGGCATGAAACACATGTACTCTGTCTACCGACAGAGGAAATGTCAACAACTCGTGTCAGCCCTGTCCCTAACCATACCTAGTCTCAGGGAGAATGCAATTATACCAGACATGGAACCTGAGACCAGGCATGAAGAACTCCAAGTGGAGAAGTTTGCTCAGACAATGATGATTGCACAGTGCTCATTCTCCCGAGTGGACTAG